One Nicotiana sylvestris chromosome 12, ASM39365v2, whole genome shotgun sequence genomic window carries:
- the LOC138883514 gene encoding secreted RxLR effector protein 161-like, with amino-acid sequence MGSEFEMSMMGELNFFLGLQIKQSPNGTMIHQQKYTKELIKKFKMEESKEIDTPIATATKLDIDEPGSSVDQKLYRGMIGSLLYLTTSRPDIVFSVGLCARFQANPKESHLTAVKRILRYLKGITDLCLWYPKGSNFDLVRYVDADYAGFLVDRKSTSGMAYFLGLCLVSWATRKQNYVALSTAEAEYVAAASCCAQLLWMKQ; translated from the coding sequence ATGGgcagtgagtttgaaatgagcatgatgggtgagcttaacttctttttaggcttgcagatcaaacaaagtccaaatggaaccatgatccatcagcagaagtataCAAAAGAGctaatcaaaaagtttaaaatggaggaatctaaagaaatagacacacccattgcaactgccaccaAATTAGatattgatgaacctggttcatcagtcgatcaaaagttgtataggggtatgattggttcactcttgtatcttactacAAGCAGACCTGACATCGTTtttagtgtagggctttgtgctcgttttcaggcaaatccaaaagAGTCCCACTTGACTGCGGtaaagaggatactgagatatctgAAAGGCATCACTGATCTGTGTCTCTGgtatcctaaaggtagtaattttgaTCTAGTTagatatgttgatgctgattatgcaggtttcttagtggacaggaaaagcacctcaggtatggcataTTTCCTTGGTttatgtcttgtgtcatgggctaccaGAAAGCAAAATTATGTGGCCctatctactgctgaagctgaatatgttgctgctgcttcctgttgtgctcaattgctatggatgAAACAATAG